A genomic stretch from Helianthus annuus cultivar XRQ/B chromosome 1, HanXRQr2.0-SUNRISE, whole genome shotgun sequence includes:
- the LOC110927120 gene encoding flavonol 3-sulfotransferase-like, whose amino-acid sequence MGFMDSLEGEWLPPISSKSCRSIERPPFSVLNCVLYTAGVMSDFHPRPCSTVFSVPQFVAVFNRIVLVLHFIVLVLKLIGKMSGDFEFLQVLMFCEGAVAYAPYWDHALRYWKVTLESPDKILFLKYMEIKRDPKVNVNRRMAWLKS is encoded by the exons ATGGGGTTTATGGATAGTTTAGAAGGAGAGTGGTTGCCGCCGATATCGTCAAAGTCCTGCCGATCGATTGAAAGACCGCCGTTCTCCGTGCTCAACTGTGTTCTCTATACTGCCGGAGTTATGTCAGATTTTCACCCTCGCCCGTGCTCAACTGTGTTTTCTGTACCGCAGTTCGTCGCTGTTTTCAACCGAATTGTGTTAGTTCTGCATTTTATTGTGCTTGTGTTGAAATTAATTGGAAAAATGTCAGGTGATTTTGAGTTTTTACAGGTTCTG ATGTTCTGTGAGGGTGCTGTCGCGTATGCGCCATATTGGGATCACGCGTTAAGATACTGGAAAGTGACCCTCGAATCTCCGGACAAGATATTGTTCCTTAAGTATATGGAAATTAAGAGGGACCCTAAAGTTAATGTGAACAGGAGAATGGCATG GTTGAAGTCTTAA
- the LOC110871689 gene encoding chromatin modification-related protein EAF1 A isoform X1, with protein MVVNAAVESMGGVIDGGVEISSAPSAQQSSYLEKTQAELRDTFTAAEKFRRELEFLQKGGDPLDLQVGNGTSVSLQSTSLFDQHPVTSEVKGSFAITASPHGDSVESSGRLGAPSVGEREPNSADNLMLFDRENKFHEVEKRSLHLHKNNTVSDVALEFPKKSYKRRNRSRSNRDGARSSSTDVGPRRGQPFLASRHAPKDAKRSEHDDSQGQNLSPNSLLDVKLNGSQSEKSTQPVIQETVGHTEQETVTKGVESRSSGSRSIQSLDDKNENESVAVMKNVDSNGTMELNLASNEAPSIEGNDVNIPNEDKALNTANDTSNPCSASRNDNGSTLVESEPALQDESKVSTSNKEHEDSVLEEARIIEEKRKRMAGLLDRILPPESHHISHWQFVLEEMSWLANDFAQERLWKATAAAQISRRAAYNSRVRFQQQNSLWKQKQVAHTLAEAVMEFWHTVQVKCDELEFEGPKKDAKLGLYQYGLRFLEYNSSQAQYSSAQAPRTPDRISDLGTLGISWEDNLTEEDLFYTVPAGAIEDYRKSIESHLLQCERTGSSMQEEVDFNGYDAVTVDNFNHVAIESQDDALEEDEGETNPYYIPGAFGGSRSSKPAQKKKKHFRSYGQRSFDMGRGPPFMQSHERAIGPQPSILSGKRPTSSINVSIPTKRVRTASRPRFTGPAGFIQAPNRPDASSGDNNSFQDEHSSLHGGSHLPNNMEVESGGEYEKQMNFDPTEVSNRPKKKKKIKHPGSMFDHRWQLDSEFQNDQKDHLKRRLDTRQFDSNGNSVASQTSNMSNSSKFMRLLVRDRGRKSKSNKASAGQQGSGSPWSLFEDQALVVLVHDMGANWELISDAINSTLQLKCIYRKSEECKERHKLLMDRNNGDGADSAEDSGSSQPYPSTLPGIPEGSARQLFQRLQGPMEEDTLKSHFEKIIMLWQKQHYKKAQKDNHEPKQRQQPHNSHALALSQVCPNNLNGGPVLTPLDLCDAIAPSPDHAPVGYQGPHAGGLPSPNHGNLASIGSGSSSASLLPGSSAMGLGSHLASASNPLSPALREGRYGIPRARPSAVDDQHKIQHLNQMSARNMQQSSGLPPMLPGGTSMGVMSGMNRSMAMARPAFQGISSPSMLNPGVPPGNMVRPREALHMMRPNQMAPDGAGSFPNQNNTQTPVQSYPHPMSPHMPHHLHGPAYGMRLMKERQLHQQRLLQQQQFATSSSNPVTPHVHSQPQQSQIPVSVSSPQSSTQMPQHPHKRPVPPPHGLMRTPQSGVNVMMGKQPLRQPPPQPFQPPAKKQVVKVMNGFEQNGQGAAAAALKQSTHDSSLNQPQQKRYPGQGQPPAASSKQKTSRAPSVGSVTTSNHRQSHPPQKVASQTQATAGQRTIESPLENASEPAQTSEPLYDSSSGPPVSDKVPPQSNHDDDAGVQWQKQPSSS; from the exons ATGGTAGTCAATGCTGCGGTTGAATCCATGGGTGGAGTTATTGATGGTGGAGTTGAAATTTCTTCTGCACCATCTGCTCAACAATCATCATATCTTGAAAAAACTCAAGCAGAGCTTAG GGACACTTTCACTGCTGCTGAGAAGTTTAGAAGAGAAttagaatttttacaaaaa GGTGGTGATCCGTTAGATTTACAAGTCGGGAATGGAACGTCGGTCAGTCTGCAGTCCACGTCACTGTTTGATCAGCATCCTGTGACAAG TGAAGTAAAAGGCAGTTTTGCAATAACTGCTTCACCTCATGGAGATTCGGTTGAAAGTAGTGGAAGACTAGGGGCTCCTTCAGTTGGTGAACGGGAACCCAATAGTGCTGATAATCTTATGCTCTTTGATCGAGAAAATAAGTTTCATGAAGTTGAAAAAAGATCCCTGCATCTTCATAAGAACAATACTGTATCTGATGTGGCACTAGAGTTTCCCAAAAAGTCATATAAACGACGGAATAGGTCACGGTCAAATCGGGATGGAGCCCGGTCAAGTTCTACTGATGTGGGCCCTCGCAGAGGTCAACCCTTTTTGGCTTCTCGTCATGCACCAAAGGATGCTAAGAGATCGGAACATGATGACAGTCAGGGCCAGAATTTATCTCCGAACAGCCTTTTAGATGTAAAATTAAATGGTAGTCAGAGCGAAAAGTCAACTCAACCTGTTATACAAGAAACCGTAGGGCACACAGAGCAGGAAACAGTTACAAAGGGGGTTGAATCCAGATCATCAGGCAGCAGAAGTATTCAAAGTTTAGATGACAAAAACGAGAATGAATCGGTGGCTGTTATGAAAAATGTTGATTCTAATGGGACTATGGAACTTAATTTAGCATCAAACGAGGCACCAAGTATCGAGGGCAATGATGTAAATATACCGAACGAAGATAAGGCGTTAAACACCGCTAATGATACTTCTAATCCATGCTCTGCAAGTCGCAACGACAATGGTTCTACACTTGTGGAATCTGAACCTGCTTTGCAAGATGAGTCTAAAGTGTCAACCTCAAATAAGGAACACGAAGACTCGGTTCTAGAAGAGGCTCGGATTATAGAG GAAAAACGTAAGAGGATGGCTGGATTATTGGATAGAATCTTACCACCCGAGAGTCATCATATATCACATTGGCAATTTGTTCTTGAAGAAATGTCATGGCTGGCTAATGATTTTGCACAG GAGCGCCTTTGGAAGGCTACTGCAGCTGCTCAAATTTCTAGGAGAGCTGCTTATAATTCACGGGTTAGATTTCAGCAACAAAATTCACTTTGGAAGCAAAAACAAGTTGCTCATACATTGGCAGAAGCTGTCATGGAGTTCTGGCACACCGTGCAG GTGAAATGCGATGAATTGGAGTTCGAGGGTCCTAAAAAAGATGCTAAACTTGGGCTTTACCAATACGGGTTGAGATTCCTGGAGTACAATAGCTCTCAGGCTCAATACAGCTCAGCTCAAGCACCTAGGACTCCTGATAGGATATCCGATCTCGGCACCTTAGGCATTTCATGGGAAGATAATTTAACAGAG GAGGACCTGTTTTATACGGTACCAGCTGGTGCTATCGAGGACTACAGAAAATCTATTGAATCTCATTTACTACAATGCGAG AGAACTGGTAGTAGCATGCAAGAGGAAGTGGATTTCAATGGATATGATGCTGTTACAG TGGACAATTTTAATCATGTAGCCATTGAATCACAAGATGATGCACTTGAAGAGGATGAGGGAGAAACAAACCCGTATTATATACCAGGAGCATTTGGAGGTAGTAGGTCATCAAAACCcgctcaaaagaaaaagaaacactTCAGGTCATACGGGCAAAGATCTTTCGATATGGGGCGGGGTCCACCATTCATGCAATCCCATGAAAGAGCTATTGGGCCTCAACCTTCAATATTAAGCGGGAAACGACCCACCAGCAGTATTAACGTTTCAATTCCCACAAAACGTGTGCGAACCGCTTCCAGACCAAGGTTTACTGGACCTGCGGGCTTTATTCAGGCACCGAATAGACCCGATGCTTCAAGTGGTGATAACAATTCTTTTCAGGATGAACATAGTTCTTTACATGGAGGGTCCCACTTACCCAACAATATGGAAGTGGAATCAGGTGGGGAGTATGAAAAGCAGATGAATTTCGACCCGACAGAAGTATCCAACAgacctaaaaagaaaaagaagattaAACATCCT GGATCCATGTTTGATCATCGTTGGCAGCTTGATTCTGAATTTCAGAATGACCAG AAGGATCACTTGAAGAGAAGGCTGGATACTCGCCAATTTGACTCCAATGGAAACAGCG TGGCTTCTCAAACAAGTAATATGTCCAACTCAAGCAAGTTCATGAGATTACTTGTTCGTGATCGCGGTAGGAAATCTAAATCGAATAAG GCCTCTGCTGGGCAGCAAGGTTCCGGAAGTCCTTGGTCCTTATTCGAAGATCAG GCCCTTGTTGTGCTGGTACATGATATGGGTGCCAACTGGGAACTCATAAGTGATGCTATTAACAGCACGTTGCAGTTAAAG TGCATCTATCGTAAGTCAGAAGAATGCAAAGAGCGGCACAAATTATTAATGGATAGGAATAATGGTGATGGTGCTGATAGTGCTGAGGATTCTGGGTCCTCTCAACCTTATCCATCTACTTTACCCGGCATTCCGGAG GGAAGTGCAAGACAACTGTTTCAACGGTTGCAAGGACCAATGGAAGAAGATACACTCAAGTCTCATTTTGAGAAGATTATTATGCTTTGGCAAAAACAACATTATAAAAAAGCACAG aaGGATAATCACGAACCAAAGCAACGCCAGCAGCCTCATAACTCTCATGCACTTGCTCTTTCTCAAGTCTGTCCTAATAATCTCAATGGCGGACCTGTTCTCAC GCCTCTTGATCTTTGCGATGCAATCGCACCTAGCCCGGATCATGCTCCTGTTGGTTATCAAGGTCCTCATGCTGGAGGGTTGCCCAGTCCGAACCATGGAAATCTAGCATCAATTGGTTCCGGGTCTAGCTCGGCTTCTTTACTACCGGGATCTTCTGCAATGGGTCTTGGCAGTCACTTGGCCTCTGCATCTAATCCACTCAGTCCTGCTCTTAG GGAGGGAAGATACGGGATACCTAGAGCACGTCCCTCAGCGGTAGACGATCAGCATAAAATACAACATTTGAATCAAATGTCTGCAAGAAACATGCAACAGTCGTCGGGTTTGCCACCTATGTTACCGGGTGGGACCAGTATGGGTGTCATGAGTGGGATGAACAGAAGCATGGCAATGGCTAGACCCGCATTTCAGGGGATCTCCTCTCCATCTATGTTAAATCCTGGTGTGCCACCTGGCAACATGGTCAGACCTCGTGAAGCTTTGCATATGATGAGG CCGAACCAGATGGCACCAGATGGAGCAGGATCTTTTCCGAATCAGAATAATACCCAAACACCTGTACAATCATACCCGCATCCAATGTCCCCACACATGCCACATCATCTTCATGGACCGGCCTATGGAATGCGTCTGATGAAAGAGAGACAACTTCATCAACAACGTCTACTACAACAGCAGCAATTTGCTACTTCTAGTTCCAACCCTGTGACGCCACATGTACATTCGCAACCACAACAATCTCAAATTCCAGTTTCAGTTTCGTCTCCTCAAAGTAGTACACAAATGCCTCAACATCCACACAAACGTCCCGTACCGCCACCTCATGGCCTGATGCGTACCCCTCAAAGCGGAGTCAACGTTATGATGGGCAAACAGCCACTACGTCAGCCGCCACCACAACCGTTTCAACCACCCGCCAAGAAACAGGTGGTCAAAGTTATGAATGGCTTCGAGCAAAATGGTCAAGGGGCAGCAGCGGCGGCTTTGAAGCAGTCAACGCATGATTCGTCTTTAAATCAGCCACAACAAAAGAGATATCCCGGTCAAGGTCAACCGCCTGCTGCTTCCTCAAAGCAAAAGACATCTCGTGCTCCATCAGTGGGTTCCGTAACAACTTCCAACCACCGCCAGTCTCATCCGCCACAGAAGGTCGCAAGTCAAACTCAAGCAACTGCTGGTCAAAGAACAATAGAGAGTCCTTTGGAAAACGCTTCTGAACCAGCTCAAACATCTGAGCCACTTTATGATTCTTCTTCTGGTCCTCCTGTGTCGGATAAGGTTCCACCTCAATCGAACCATGATGATGATGCAGGTGTACAGTGGCAAAAGCAGCCGTCTTCTTCATAG
- the LOC110937855 gene encoding probable E3 ubiquitin-protein ligase LUL4, whose amino-acid sequence MEEDKQTDPERKIERNIVEMLRDDQASGSKKNWKVFRDKLRLKRTGKAWTSSVRVPTSDMPIQNNNKSKMMTRRGSWRYQSDESNESDEMAQQSVRLLPLETDPEHEETSNEQQQAAGEGDQVMSLMALLSTDGSNYQEDEAEQHVEQQAEQPLEQHEEEASGDCNACSGCNGKVKGAALGPCGHMFCKQCTKELHVAKGNCPTCNDYILEILDIF is encoded by the coding sequence ATGGAAGAAGACAAACAAACAGACCCCGAAAGGAAAATAGAGCGTAACATTGTCGAAATGCTACGAGATGATCAAGCGTCCGGATCAAAGAAAAATTGGAAGGTGTTTCGCGACAAACTACGTCTCAAACGCACTGGAAAAGCGTGGACGTCATCTGTTAGGGTGCCTACGTCGGATATGCCTATCCAAAATAATAATAAGAGCAAAATGATGACAAGACGCGGGTCCTGGAGGTATCAAAGCGACGAGAGCAACGAGTCTGATGAAATGGCTCAACAAAGCGTTAGGTTACTTCCGTTAGAAACGGACCCTGAACATGAAGAAACGAGTAATGAGCAACAACAAGCGGCGGGTGAAGGGGACCAGGTTATGTCATTGATGGCTTTGTTGAGTACGGATGGCTCTAATTACCAAGAAGATGAAGCGGAACAACATGTGGAACAACAGGCCGAACAACCATTAGAACAACATGAAGAAGAGGCTAGTGGCGACTGCAACGCGTGTAGCGGTTGCAATGGAAAGGTTAAGGGCGCGGCATTAGGTCCTTGTGGACATATGTTTTGCAAGCAGTGTACAAAGGAGCTTCATGTTGCTAAAGGTAATTGTCCAACTTGCAATGATTATATTTTAGAGATTCTTGATATTTTTTGA
- the LOC110871689 gene encoding chromatin modification-related protein EAF1 A isoform X2, whose translation MVVNAAVESMGGVIDGGVEISSAPSAQQSSYLEKTQAELRDTFTAAEKFRRELEFLQKGGDPLDLQVGNGTSVSLQSTSLFDQHPVTSEVKGSFAITASPHGDSVESSGRLGAPSVGEREPNSADNLMLFDRENKFHEVEKRSLHLHKNNTVSDVALEFPKKSYKRRNRSRSNRDGARSSSTDVGPRRGQPFLASRHAPKDAKRSEHDDSQGQNLSPNSLLDVKLNGSQSEKSTQPVIQETVGHTEQETVTKGVESRSSGSRSIQSLDDKNENESVAVMKNVDSNGTMELNLASNEAPSIEGNDVNIPNEDKALNTANDTSNPCSASRNDNGSTLVESEPALQDESKVSTSNKEHEDSVLEEARIIEEKRKRMAGLLDRILPPESHHISHWQFVLEEMSWLANDFAQERLWKATAAAQISRRAAYNSRVRFQQQNSLWKQKQVAHTLAEAVMEFWHTVQVKCDELEFEGPKKDAKLGLYQYGLRFLEYNSSQAQYSSAQAPRTPDRISDLGTLGISWEDNLTEEDLFYTVPAGAIEDYRKSIESHLLQCERTGSSMQEEVDFNGYDAVTAIESQDDALEEDEGETNPYYIPGAFGGSRSSKPAQKKKKHFRSYGQRSFDMGRGPPFMQSHERAIGPQPSILSGKRPTSSINVSIPTKRVRTASRPRFTGPAGFIQAPNRPDASSGDNNSFQDEHSSLHGGSHLPNNMEVESGGEYEKQMNFDPTEVSNRPKKKKKIKHPGSMFDHRWQLDSEFQNDQKDHLKRRLDTRQFDSNGNSVASQTSNMSNSSKFMRLLVRDRGRKSKSNKASAGQQGSGSPWSLFEDQALVVLVHDMGANWELISDAINSTLQLKCIYRKSEECKERHKLLMDRNNGDGADSAEDSGSSQPYPSTLPGIPEGSARQLFQRLQGPMEEDTLKSHFEKIIMLWQKQHYKKAQKDNHEPKQRQQPHNSHALALSQVCPNNLNGGPVLTPLDLCDAIAPSPDHAPVGYQGPHAGGLPSPNHGNLASIGSGSSSASLLPGSSAMGLGSHLASASNPLSPALREGRYGIPRARPSAVDDQHKIQHLNQMSARNMQQSSGLPPMLPGGTSMGVMSGMNRSMAMARPAFQGISSPSMLNPGVPPGNMVRPREALHMMRPNQMAPDGAGSFPNQNNTQTPVQSYPHPMSPHMPHHLHGPAYGMRLMKERQLHQQRLLQQQQFATSSSNPVTPHVHSQPQQSQIPVSVSSPQSSTQMPQHPHKRPVPPPHGLMRTPQSGVNVMMGKQPLRQPPPQPFQPPAKKQVVKVMNGFEQNGQGAAAAALKQSTHDSSLNQPQQKRYPGQGQPPAASSKQKTSRAPSVGSVTTSNHRQSHPPQKVASQTQATAGQRTIESPLENASEPAQTSEPLYDSSSGPPVSDKVPPQSNHDDDAGVQWQKQPSSS comes from the exons ATGGTAGTCAATGCTGCGGTTGAATCCATGGGTGGAGTTATTGATGGTGGAGTTGAAATTTCTTCTGCACCATCTGCTCAACAATCATCATATCTTGAAAAAACTCAAGCAGAGCTTAG GGACACTTTCACTGCTGCTGAGAAGTTTAGAAGAGAAttagaatttttacaaaaa GGTGGTGATCCGTTAGATTTACAAGTCGGGAATGGAACGTCGGTCAGTCTGCAGTCCACGTCACTGTTTGATCAGCATCCTGTGACAAG TGAAGTAAAAGGCAGTTTTGCAATAACTGCTTCACCTCATGGAGATTCGGTTGAAAGTAGTGGAAGACTAGGGGCTCCTTCAGTTGGTGAACGGGAACCCAATAGTGCTGATAATCTTATGCTCTTTGATCGAGAAAATAAGTTTCATGAAGTTGAAAAAAGATCCCTGCATCTTCATAAGAACAATACTGTATCTGATGTGGCACTAGAGTTTCCCAAAAAGTCATATAAACGACGGAATAGGTCACGGTCAAATCGGGATGGAGCCCGGTCAAGTTCTACTGATGTGGGCCCTCGCAGAGGTCAACCCTTTTTGGCTTCTCGTCATGCACCAAAGGATGCTAAGAGATCGGAACATGATGACAGTCAGGGCCAGAATTTATCTCCGAACAGCCTTTTAGATGTAAAATTAAATGGTAGTCAGAGCGAAAAGTCAACTCAACCTGTTATACAAGAAACCGTAGGGCACACAGAGCAGGAAACAGTTACAAAGGGGGTTGAATCCAGATCATCAGGCAGCAGAAGTATTCAAAGTTTAGATGACAAAAACGAGAATGAATCGGTGGCTGTTATGAAAAATGTTGATTCTAATGGGACTATGGAACTTAATTTAGCATCAAACGAGGCACCAAGTATCGAGGGCAATGATGTAAATATACCGAACGAAGATAAGGCGTTAAACACCGCTAATGATACTTCTAATCCATGCTCTGCAAGTCGCAACGACAATGGTTCTACACTTGTGGAATCTGAACCTGCTTTGCAAGATGAGTCTAAAGTGTCAACCTCAAATAAGGAACACGAAGACTCGGTTCTAGAAGAGGCTCGGATTATAGAG GAAAAACGTAAGAGGATGGCTGGATTATTGGATAGAATCTTACCACCCGAGAGTCATCATATATCACATTGGCAATTTGTTCTTGAAGAAATGTCATGGCTGGCTAATGATTTTGCACAG GAGCGCCTTTGGAAGGCTACTGCAGCTGCTCAAATTTCTAGGAGAGCTGCTTATAATTCACGGGTTAGATTTCAGCAACAAAATTCACTTTGGAAGCAAAAACAAGTTGCTCATACATTGGCAGAAGCTGTCATGGAGTTCTGGCACACCGTGCAG GTGAAATGCGATGAATTGGAGTTCGAGGGTCCTAAAAAAGATGCTAAACTTGGGCTTTACCAATACGGGTTGAGATTCCTGGAGTACAATAGCTCTCAGGCTCAATACAGCTCAGCTCAAGCACCTAGGACTCCTGATAGGATATCCGATCTCGGCACCTTAGGCATTTCATGGGAAGATAATTTAACAGAG GAGGACCTGTTTTATACGGTACCAGCTGGTGCTATCGAGGACTACAGAAAATCTATTGAATCTCATTTACTACAATGCGAG AGAACTGGTAGTAGCATGCAAGAGGAAGTGGATTTCAATGGATATGATGCTGTTACAG CCATTGAATCACAAGATGATGCACTTGAAGAGGATGAGGGAGAAACAAACCCGTATTATATACCAGGAGCATTTGGAGGTAGTAGGTCATCAAAACCcgctcaaaagaaaaagaaacactTCAGGTCATACGGGCAAAGATCTTTCGATATGGGGCGGGGTCCACCATTCATGCAATCCCATGAAAGAGCTATTGGGCCTCAACCTTCAATATTAAGCGGGAAACGACCCACCAGCAGTATTAACGTTTCAATTCCCACAAAACGTGTGCGAACCGCTTCCAGACCAAGGTTTACTGGACCTGCGGGCTTTATTCAGGCACCGAATAGACCCGATGCTTCAAGTGGTGATAACAATTCTTTTCAGGATGAACATAGTTCTTTACATGGAGGGTCCCACTTACCCAACAATATGGAAGTGGAATCAGGTGGGGAGTATGAAAAGCAGATGAATTTCGACCCGACAGAAGTATCCAACAgacctaaaaagaaaaagaagattaAACATCCT GGATCCATGTTTGATCATCGTTGGCAGCTTGATTCTGAATTTCAGAATGACCAG AAGGATCACTTGAAGAGAAGGCTGGATACTCGCCAATTTGACTCCAATGGAAACAGCG TGGCTTCTCAAACAAGTAATATGTCCAACTCAAGCAAGTTCATGAGATTACTTGTTCGTGATCGCGGTAGGAAATCTAAATCGAATAAG GCCTCTGCTGGGCAGCAAGGTTCCGGAAGTCCTTGGTCCTTATTCGAAGATCAG GCCCTTGTTGTGCTGGTACATGATATGGGTGCCAACTGGGAACTCATAAGTGATGCTATTAACAGCACGTTGCAGTTAAAG TGCATCTATCGTAAGTCAGAAGAATGCAAAGAGCGGCACAAATTATTAATGGATAGGAATAATGGTGATGGTGCTGATAGTGCTGAGGATTCTGGGTCCTCTCAACCTTATCCATCTACTTTACCCGGCATTCCGGAG GGAAGTGCAAGACAACTGTTTCAACGGTTGCAAGGACCAATGGAAGAAGATACACTCAAGTCTCATTTTGAGAAGATTATTATGCTTTGGCAAAAACAACATTATAAAAAAGCACAG aaGGATAATCACGAACCAAAGCAACGCCAGCAGCCTCATAACTCTCATGCACTTGCTCTTTCTCAAGTCTGTCCTAATAATCTCAATGGCGGACCTGTTCTCAC GCCTCTTGATCTTTGCGATGCAATCGCACCTAGCCCGGATCATGCTCCTGTTGGTTATCAAGGTCCTCATGCTGGAGGGTTGCCCAGTCCGAACCATGGAAATCTAGCATCAATTGGTTCCGGGTCTAGCTCGGCTTCTTTACTACCGGGATCTTCTGCAATGGGTCTTGGCAGTCACTTGGCCTCTGCATCTAATCCACTCAGTCCTGCTCTTAG GGAGGGAAGATACGGGATACCTAGAGCACGTCCCTCAGCGGTAGACGATCAGCATAAAATACAACATTTGAATCAAATGTCTGCAAGAAACATGCAACAGTCGTCGGGTTTGCCACCTATGTTACCGGGTGGGACCAGTATGGGTGTCATGAGTGGGATGAACAGAAGCATGGCAATGGCTAGACCCGCATTTCAGGGGATCTCCTCTCCATCTATGTTAAATCCTGGTGTGCCACCTGGCAACATGGTCAGACCTCGTGAAGCTTTGCATATGATGAGG CCGAACCAGATGGCACCAGATGGAGCAGGATCTTTTCCGAATCAGAATAATACCCAAACACCTGTACAATCATACCCGCATCCAATGTCCCCACACATGCCACATCATCTTCATGGACCGGCCTATGGAATGCGTCTGATGAAAGAGAGACAACTTCATCAACAACGTCTACTACAACAGCAGCAATTTGCTACTTCTAGTTCCAACCCTGTGACGCCACATGTACATTCGCAACCACAACAATCTCAAATTCCAGTTTCAGTTTCGTCTCCTCAAAGTAGTACACAAATGCCTCAACATCCACACAAACGTCCCGTACCGCCACCTCATGGCCTGATGCGTACCCCTCAAAGCGGAGTCAACGTTATGATGGGCAAACAGCCACTACGTCAGCCGCCACCACAACCGTTTCAACCACCCGCCAAGAAACAGGTGGTCAAAGTTATGAATGGCTTCGAGCAAAATGGTCAAGGGGCAGCAGCGGCGGCTTTGAAGCAGTCAACGCATGATTCGTCTTTAAATCAGCCACAACAAAAGAGATATCCCGGTCAAGGTCAACCGCCTGCTGCTTCCTCAAAGCAAAAGACATCTCGTGCTCCATCAGTGGGTTCCGTAACAACTTCCAACCACCGCCAGTCTCATCCGCCACAGAAGGTCGCAAGTCAAACTCAAGCAACTGCTGGTCAAAGAACAATAGAGAGTCCTTTGGAAAACGCTTCTGAACCAGCTCAAACATCTGAGCCACTTTATGATTCTTCTTCTGGTCCTCCTGTGTCGGATAAGGTTCCACCTCAATCGAACCATGATGATGATGCAGGTGTACAGTGGCAAAAGCAGCCGTCTTCTTCATAG
- the LOC110871702 gene encoding protein XRI1, with amino-acid sequence MEHGNNNNNTEEMWDWKDEDYALQLDVSNSLWNDVRENDDDLSYVFDETTTPVKSCGDLGYQVTSNEIGSKEMEICSQSKRRRMLHFDDEGLDADVLPLCDEVLSSSFLKSKEKVDSLDGAFADMAQWVSGFADDTSVSGYDGLDKASEEWLADCLVNDSGMHFSLDDMDISGTSDIRMHLTDSGNSQPKNQGNMVQEHHTPTRQNIIFKGKKSFIKTPTKMTSSVVSPFAFVKPCGEGAITLKDINQKILTPPPSKSKKAYEDPTMAYPTSAFSGKPIVGKTKIRTEGGKGSITIMRTKG; translated from the exons ATGGAGCacggtaacaacaacaacaacac TGAGGAAATGTGGGATTGGAAAGACGAAGATTACGCGTTACAACTAG ATGTATCTAACAGCCTGTGGAACGATGTGCGAGAAAACGATGATGATCTTTCTTACGTGTTTGATGAAACAACCACCCCAGTGAAGTCGTGTGGGGATTTGGGCTATCAAGTTACCAGCAACG AAATCGGAAGTAAGGAAATGGAGATATGTTCCCAATCAAAGAGACGACGAATGCTGCACTTTGATGATGAAGGTTTGGATGCAGATGTACTTCCACTTTGCGATGAGGTTCTTTCATCCAGCTTTTTAAAGTCTAAG GAGAAGGTAGACTCGTTGGATGGTGCATTCGCCGACATGGCACAATGGGTGTCTGGATTTGCTG ATGACACGTCTGTATCTGGATATGACGGTTTGGATAAAGCATCAGAAGAGTGGTTGGCCGATTGCCTTGTAAATGACTCGGGGATGCATTTTAGCCTCGATGATAT GGATATATCTGGAACATCTGATATCCGGATGCATCTTACGG ATTCAGGTAATTCACAACCCAAGAATCAAGGTAATATGGTTCAAGAACACCACACGCCTACTCGTCAAAACATCATTTTCAAAG GGAAAAAATCGTTCATCAAAACACCAACAAAGATGACATCATCagtggtttctccatttgctttTGTAAAACCGTGTGGCGAAGGTGCGATTACTCTAAAAGACATAAACCAAAAGATCCTGACCCCACCGCCATCAAAATCCAAGAAAGCTTACGAAGATCCTACAATGGCATACCCTACGTCTGCATTCTCGGGGAAACCTATTGTTGGTAAAACAAAAATCCGGACAGAAGGCGGGAAAGGCAGCATCACAATCATGAGAACAAAAGGATGA